The Armatimonadota bacterium genome includes a region encoding these proteins:
- the lpdA gene encoding dihydrolipoyl dehydrogenase: protein MVNNMSRTESLVLPKLSDLSSLLSDKSTFEGTDPSGMVFPGIKEQLMQSSNYETDIIVIGTGPGGYVAAIRAAQLGARVVVVEKNSVGGTCLNVGCIPTKVLLSSVAVLDHVKHGAEFGVETSEPKLNVSTMMKRKANIVKQLTGGVEGLFRKNKIKLVRGHGKIVDTHTVAVETAKGVETLKAEKILIATGSVSARLPMAGFEIGKDVWTSNEALEFTEAPKKMLIVGAGAIGLEFGYTFARLGTEVLVVEMMSQIMPAADTEIANTLQKSLEKAGMKFMLGAGVTRAEDIKGGKRVYIKSNGKEEAMDFNKILVAVGRRAVMDNIGLDEVGIEHDKRKIIVNEHMQTNIPNIYAIGDVIGEPMLAHVGWTEGIVAVEHAMGMNSKMSYKAFPACVYTTPECASVGLTEAQARERYKDVRVGKFDFSHNGKAMGIGETEGFVKFIVDGKYGGILGVHIVGPHATDLIAEAALAITNELTVDEVMATIHSHPTLSEVMQEAAYDSMGRAIHK, encoded by the coding sequence TTGGTTAATAATATGTCCCGCACAGAATCGCTTGTGCTCCCCAAACTGAGTGATCTTTCTTCGCTCCTGTCGGATAAATCCACATTCGAGGGAACCGACCCATCCGGTATGGTCTTTCCCGGTATTAAGGAACAACTTATGCAATCATCTAACTACGAGACCGACATCATAGTGATAGGCACCGGACCGGGCGGATATGTCGCTGCCATCAGAGCCGCACAGCTCGGCGCTCGTGTTGTAGTGGTCGAGAAGAACTCCGTCGGAGGCACATGTCTCAACGTGGGATGCATTCCCACCAAGGTGCTGCTCTCCAGCGTGGCTGTTCTGGACCATGTAAAACATGGAGCCGAGTTCGGCGTTGAGACATCTGAGCCCAAGCTCAACGTATCTACAATGATGAAGCGCAAGGCCAACATCGTCAAGCAGCTTACAGGCGGTGTCGAAGGCCTGTTCAGAAAGAATAAGATCAAGCTTGTCAGAGGTCACGGCAAGATAGTCGATACGCACACTGTCGCAGTAGAGACTGCAAAGGGTGTTGAGACCCTTAAGGCCGAGAAAATTCTGATTGCAACAGGTTCCGTCTCAGCTCGGCTGCCTATGGCAGGTTTCGAGATCGGCAAAGATGTCTGGACAAGCAATGAAGCGCTCGAGTTTACCGAAGCTCCCAAGAAGATGCTCATCGTGGGCGCCGGAGCCATCGGCCTTGAGTTTGGCTACACATTCGCCCGACTGGGGACTGAGGTCCTCGTGGTCGAGATGATGAGCCAGATTATGCCTGCAGCCGACACCGAGATCGCCAACACTCTCCAGAAGTCGCTGGAGAAGGCCGGCATGAAGTTTATGCTCGGCGCTGGTGTCACTCGCGCGGAGGACATCAAGGGCGGCAAGAGAGTTTACATCAAGTCCAATGGCAAAGAAGAAGCTATGGACTTCAATAAGATCCTGGTCGCTGTCGGCAGGCGCGCAGTTATGGACAATATCGGCCTGGATGAGGTCGGCATTGAGCACGACAAGCGCAAGATTATTGTCAACGAGCACATGCAGACCAACATCCCCAACATCTACGCAATCGGTGATGTAATAGGCGAACCTATGCTGGCGCATGTAGGCTGGACAGAGGGCATAGTCGCAGTCGAGCACGCGATGGGTATGAACTCAAAAATGAGCTACAAGGCCTTCCCGGCCTGTGTCTACACCACTCCCGAGTGCGCATCAGTCGGACTAACCGAAGCTCAAGCCAGAGAGCGATACAAGGACGTGCGCGTAGGCAAGTTCGACTTCAGCCACAACGGCAAGGCTATGGGTATCGGCGAGACCGAAGGTTTCGTGAAGTTCATCGTCGACGGCAAGTACGGCGGTATACTGGGCGTGCACATTGTAGGTCCGCATGCTACCGACTTGATCGCCGAAGCGGCCCTTGCGATCACCAATGAGCTGACGGTCGATGAGGTGATGGCGACCATCCACTCTCACCCGACCTTGAGCGAAGTTATGCAGGAAGCCGCATACGATTCTATGGGCAGGGCAATACATAAGTGA
- a CDS encoding sulfide-dependent adenosine diphosphate thiazole synthase: MIENISDLEVSRLIMRDYFAMLEDSLESDVIIVGGGPSGLVAAYTLAEQGKKVTIMEKRLSPGGGIWGGGKGFNRVILEPDVRDILREIDVEAKEHDGYLVVSSVLLASALIKKAIESGVTLLNLFTIEDVYFDEDRALAGVVANDTGYKMMNLPVDPLTFRSKLVMDSTGHEAIVLNFLAKRGIVQIKGEDTMNAQMGENGVVDGTREVYPGLIITGMACAQFFGTSRMGPIFGGMLLSGKKAADIAMKKLAGEGVGVN; the protein is encoded by the coding sequence ATGATCGAAAACATCTCAGACCTGGAAGTATCGCGGCTGATTATGCGCGACTACTTCGCCATGCTCGAAGACTCTCTCGAGTCAGACGTGATAATAGTCGGCGGCGGGCCGAGCGGCCTTGTAGCGGCCTATACGCTTGCCGAGCAGGGCAAGAAAGTCACCATTATGGAGAAGCGCCTCTCGCCGGGCGGCGGAATCTGGGGAGGCGGTAAAGGTTTCAACAGAGTCATTCTCGAACCGGACGTGCGTGACATTCTCCGTGAAATCGACGTTGAAGCAAAAGAACATGACGGCTACCTGGTGGTCTCATCAGTCCTGCTCGCTTCAGCTCTCATTAAGAAGGCCATCGAGAGCGGCGTAACGCTTCTCAATCTTTTTACGATAGAGGATGTCTACTTTGATGAGGACCGTGCTCTGGCGGGGGTCGTCGCAAATGATACGGGGTATAAGATGATGAATCTTCCCGTCGATCCCCTCACCTTTAGGAGCAAGCTCGTGATGGACAGCACTGGGCACGAAGCGATTGTGCTCAATTTCCTAGCCAAGCGGGGAATAGTCCAGATCAAGGGTGAGGACACAATGAACGCTCAGATGGGCGAAAACGGCGTCGTCGATGGCACGCGTGAAGTTTATCCAGGCTTGATTATCACAGGCATGGCCTGCGCGCAGTTCTTCGGCACATCCCGAATGGGCCCGATCTTCGGCGGCATGCTGCTCTCTGGTAAGAAAGCAGCGGATATCGCTATGAAGAAACTTGCCGGTGAGGGAGTAGGTGTGAATTAG
- a CDS encoding RNA polymerase sigma factor, with protein sequence MEVLTDAELMELVKTGDYCAFDELYNRYSEPIRRFLFQLTWDQDTAEDYLQETFLRLYRARDRYEPTGKFSTFIFQIAKNYYLSQRRKANSRSEEISLAHQNSLGRKPFENIRANERIEPEVHLMEEYRRFRMRRAITMLPEGQKMVFTLSHFEGLKYVEIAELLEIPVGTVKSRMHAAVNTLKILLREE encoded by the coding sequence ATGGAAGTACTGACGGACGCAGAGTTGATGGAGCTTGTCAAGACCGGTGACTATTGCGCCTTTGACGAACTCTACAACCGGTACTCGGAGCCTATCCGCAGGTTCCTGTTCCAACTCACTTGGGACCAGGACACGGCGGAGGACTATCTGCAGGAGACTTTCTTGCGGCTCTACCGGGCGCGCGACCGCTACGAGCCTACCGGAAAGTTCTCCACATTCATCTTCCAGATCGCCAAGAACTATTACCTCTCGCAGCGCCGCAAAGCAAATAGCCGTTCCGAGGAAATATCACTGGCCCATCAGAACAGCCTGGGGCGAAAGCCCTTTGAAAACATCCGTGCAAATGAGCGCATAGAACCTGAGGTGCACCTGATGGAGGAGTATCGCAGGTTTCGGATGCGCCGGGCTATAACCATGCTGCCGGAGGGTCAGAAGATGGTCTTTACTCTCTCGCACTTTGAGGGTCTCAAATATGTCGAGATTGCCGAACTGCTTGAGATTCCTGTGGGGACGGTGAAGTCGAGAATGCATGCTGCTGTAAATACGCTCAAAATCCTATTACGGGAGGAATAA
- the nikR gene encoding nickel-responsive transcriptional regulator NikR — MTTLERFGVSMEDELLRQFDVLIGERGYQSRSEAIRDLVRQELVKEEWTDPEAEVVGTLTIVYEHHEHELSNVLTELQHQYHSYVLCSTHIHLDPHNCLEVIILKGASAKVKYIANTLISTRGVKHGQLVSTTTGKAVS, encoded by the coding sequence ATGACCACACTCGAACGATTCGGCGTATCCATGGAAGACGAGTTGCTCAGGCAGTTCGATGTTCTTATAGGTGAGCGAGGTTACCAGTCTAGGTCCGAAGCCATACGAGACCTCGTCCGGCAGGAACTGGTAAAGGAAGAATGGACAGACCCGGAGGCTGAAGTCGTCGGCACGCTCACAATCGTCTATGAGCATCATGAGCACGAACTGTCCAACGTGCTGACTGAACTTCAGCATCAATACCACTCGTACGTCTTATGCAGCACGCATATTCATCTTGACCCGCATAACTGCCTCGAAGTCATTATACTAAAGGGCGCGAGCGCGAAGGTGAAATATATCGCTAACACGCTTATCAGCACACGAGGTGTTAAACACGGTCAACTGGTTTCGACTACCACAGGAAAAGCGGTTTCATGA
- a CDS encoding AraC family transcriptional regulator, giving the protein MEQDYYKWVYDAIVHIEANLGEAINLSQVAEQAGYSVFHFSRIFQGVTGETVMDYVRKRRLTEAARALVQTDRRILDIALDWQYDSHEAFTRAFKRACGLTPVEYRSRGIFIPLREALSLADIEPLGMKGAAMETRIINLPAMRVVGLGYIGKNENAEISSMWGDFIPRIHEIQGKIQPGVMLGVCGDSHEDGSFRYVAGYEVDDDAPVPDGMTIFDVPAATYAVVTQHGELSDEKSGLGAALNFVYREWLPTSGYQRADTPDLEWYDERFRPGQEDSEMDVYTPIVPE; this is encoded by the coding sequence ATGGAACAGGACTACTACAAGTGGGTTTACGATGCGATCGTTCATATCGAGGCGAACCTCGGTGAAGCGATTAATCTATCACAAGTGGCCGAGCAGGCGGGATATTCCGTCTTCCATTTCAGTCGAATATTTCAGGGTGTGACGGGTGAGACGGTGATGGATTATGTGCGTAAACGCCGGCTGACCGAGGCGGCGAGGGCACTAGTGCAGACAGATCGGCGCATCTTGGACATTGCGCTCGACTGGCAGTACGATTCACACGAGGCTTTCACCCGGGCATTCAAACGAGCTTGCGGACTAACACCCGTCGAATATCGAAGTCGTGGTATTTTCATACCACTTCGCGAAGCTCTTTCCCTTGCAGACATTGAACCTCTGGGTATGAAAGGAGCAGCAATGGAAACTCGTATTATTAATCTGCCCGCCATGCGCGTGGTTGGTCTGGGCTATATCGGTAAAAACGAAAATGCAGAAATTTCCTCGATGTGGGGTGACTTCATTCCGCGTATCCATGAAATACAAGGCAAGATACAACCTGGAGTTATGCTTGGCGTATGTGGTGACTCGCATGAAGATGGCTCATTTCGATATGTAGCCGGATACGAAGTCGATGATGATGCTCCAGTGCCCGATGGAATGACAATATTCGATGTTCCTGCCGCCACCTATGCTGTCGTCACCCAGCACGGAGAGCTCTCTGATGAAAAAAGCGGCTTGGGTGCGGCTCTTAACTTTGTGTATCGTGAATGGTTGCCGACAAGTGGCTATCAACGTGCTGACACACCGGACCTTGAATGGTATGACGAGCGTTTCCGTCCAGGCCAAGAGGACTCGGAGATGGATGTTTATACGCCTATCGTGCCTGAATAA
- the hemL gene encoding glutamate-1-semialdehyde 2,1-aminomutase: MIFSRSNELFTKAQIVMPGGVNSPVRAFRSVGGQPVFIKRGEGCRVFDEDGNSYIDYVCSWGPLILGHAYPSIVDAIKRTAEDGTTFGAPTALEVKLAEMIVDAVPSIEMVRLVSSGTEAVMSAIRLARGYTGRDKVIKFEGGYHGHADYMLAKAGSGVATLGLPDSAGVPASIASDTIVLPYNDIDAAADAVHAMKDQIACIIVEPVAGNMGVVPPKPGFLSGLREICSNNGVLLIFDEVITGFRVSYGGAQELYGVTPDITTLGKIIGGGLPVGAYGGRREIMEQVAPVGPVYQAGTLSGNPLAVSAGIAVLEVLRQPGLYDDLNRKSDKLKQGITKAAADAGVRVRINNVGSMMTIFFTKDPVYDYASAKKSDTALYARFFHAMLERGVYLAPSQFEAAFISAAHGLDDIKYTIKISAQAFQALV; this comes from the coding sequence ATGATATTTTCGAGGTCGAACGAACTCTTCACTAAAGCGCAGATAGTAATGCCTGGTGGGGTAAATAGCCCTGTGCGAGCATTTAGGTCTGTCGGCGGGCAGCCCGTCTTTATCAAGCGAGGCGAGGGCTGCCGTGTCTTCGATGAAGACGGCAACTCATATATCGATTACGTCTGCTCATGGGGACCGCTCATTCTGGGACATGCATATCCGAGCATAGTCGATGCGATTAAGCGAACTGCGGAGGACGGCACTACCTTCGGCGCTCCGACTGCCCTGGAAGTAAAGCTGGCTGAGATGATCGTTGACGCTGTGCCGTCGATTGAGATGGTGCGGCTGGTAAGCTCGGGCACTGAGGCAGTCATGAGCGCGATCAGGCTCGCGCGCGGCTACACCGGTCGGGATAAGGTCATCAAATTTGAGGGCGGCTATCATGGCCATGCGGATTATATGCTTGCCAAAGCAGGCTCTGGGGTCGCCACACTCGGGCTGCCGGACAGCGCGGGCGTGCCTGCAAGTATCGCATCTGACACTATAGTGCTGCCATATAACGATATAGATGCGGCTGCGGATGCAGTGCATGCTATGAAAGATCAGATCGCATGCATCATCGTTGAGCCTGTGGCGGGGAATATGGGTGTCGTGCCTCCAAAGCCTGGATTCTTGAGCGGCCTGCGCGAGATATGCAGCAACAATGGAGTCTTGCTGATATTCGACGAAGTGATTACAGGTTTTCGAGTATCATACGGCGGAGCGCAGGAGCTTTATGGTGTCACACCAGACATCACCACGCTCGGCAAGATCATTGGCGGCGGGCTGCCGGTCGGCGCATACGGCGGCAGGCGTGAGATAATGGAACAGGTGGCGCCTGTCGGGCCTGTGTACCAGGCGGGAACTCTCTCTGGCAACCCGCTTGCAGTAAGCGCCGGGATTGCAGTCCTGGAAGTGCTCAGGCAGCCTGGATTGTATGACGATCTGAACCGGAAGTCCGATAAACTCAAGCAAGGTATCACTAAGGCTGCAGCGGACGCAGGCGTTAGGGTGCGCATAAACAACGTCGGGTCCATGATGACTATTTTCTTCACCAAGGACCCTGTATATGACTACGCTTCGGCAAAAAAGAGCGACACGGCTTTGTATGCGCGGTTCTTTCACGCGATGCTTGAGCGCGGAGTATACCTTGCGCCGTCCCAGTTTGAGGCGGCGTTTATATCGGCTGCGCATGGACTGGATGACATAAAATATACAATTAAGATCAGTGCCCAGGCTTTTCAGGCACTGGTTTGA
- a CDS encoding D-lyxose/D-mannose family sugar isomerase has protein sequence MKRSELIAAQERARKMLGEAGIAITAEESANIEVADFGLGRLESEGLEIVVYVNNDRYCAKEMLIFPYQTCPEHKHPPIADRPGKQETFRCRKGEVYLYVSGGPVSSPKAKAPSEYYTVFHEIVLKPGEQYTIVPETLHWFQAGPEGAIVSEFSSPSVDEADIFTDLNIKRIPVVED, from the coding sequence ATGAAGCGTTCAGAGTTAATTGCGGCTCAGGAAAGAGCGCGCAAGATGTTAGGAGAGGCCGGTATAGCCATCACGGCAGAGGAATCGGCAAATATAGAGGTAGCGGACTTTGGTCTGGGCAGGCTTGAGTCTGAAGGACTTGAGATCGTGGTCTACGTAAATAATGACCGCTACTGCGCCAAGGAAATGCTGATCTTCCCATATCAGACATGCCCCGAGCACAAGCATCCGCCGATAGCGGACAGACCAGGCAAGCAGGAGACATTCAGATGCCGCAAGGGGGAAGTGTATCTTTATGTATCGGGTGGACCTGTATCATCCCCAAAAGCAAAAGCGCCAAGCGAGTATTACACTGTCTTCCATGAGATAGTCCTCAAACCGGGAGAGCAGTATACGATAGTGCCGGAGACACTGCACTGGTTCCAGGCAGGACCCGAAGGTGCCATAGTATCCGAGTTCTCATCGCCAAGCGTAGACGAGGCAGATATCTTCACCGATCTTAATATCAAGCGGATACCTGTTGTAGAAGATTAA
- a CDS encoding PEP-CTERM sorting domain-containing protein, with translation MNRFCFIVVLCCLIGIIAMSTAQAYTNNPPFNPQRTLCWNFNSSNWQKPETVIGPIWDEGEWICDDIRTTGDVNSLHWYEAGYIGVDNTNGTGNVVVDLIFHVNNYDNNNPIKYVWDEAVYAFPNADSFNLVAPAGYETSWQIINKVNSGNWLTDNLTGTIMPNPDWEEFVWHFNVAAGQTAYLDRFCVSTLCTPEPSSIVVLLGGLGVLGKMIIRRKK, from the coding sequence ATGAATAGGTTTTGCTTTATTGTTGTGTTGTGCTGCCTGATCGGCATAATTGCAATGTCGACCGCCCAGGCATACACAAACAATCCGCCGTTCAATCCTCAAAGAACGCTGTGCTGGAACTTCAATAGCTCGAATTGGCAGAAACCTGAAACCGTCATAGGCCCAATCTGGGATGAGGGAGAATGGATATGTGACGACATAAGAACCACAGGTGATGTGAATTCACTGCACTGGTATGAAGCAGGCTACATTGGTGTGGATAACACAAACGGCACCGGCAATGTAGTCGTTGACCTGATCTTCCATGTCAACAACTACGACAACAACAATCCCATAAAATATGTGTGGGATGAAGCCGTTTATGCGTTTCCGAATGCAGACTCGTTCAATCTGGTCGCACCGGCAGGCTACGAAACCAGTTGGCAAATAATCAACAAGGTAAACTCGGGTAATTGGTTAACCGACAACCTCACAGGCACAATCATGCCGAACCCGGACTGGGAAGAGTTTGTCTGGCACTTCAATGTTGCAGCAGGACAGACTGCTTACCTGGACAGGTTCTGCGTCAGCACTTTGTGCACACCCGAACCATCGAGTATTGTCGTTTTGCTTGGAGGGCTGGGAGTTCTTGGCAAAATGATCATTCGACGAAAGAAATGA
- a CDS encoding tetratricopeptide repeat protein: MKRALIFVALITIALASCAFADSPADCAGVIRVFGDQSNWMSMCFMVGDGSWVVTTLDSISEKVGTTATHLIRYPVFVSAYTGAAYQCELKAYDKDLNIALLKLPISGFPAVTFAQSSDFSKAAMGTMGELMSGDPIGNRWPTDIYGVTREKSGDSYKLAVGSWSANKIFVTEIGKYYWAFLIDISPAQPIPNGSIVTRGPLVVGMYLNRMVITGGKDDQIFGRCSISTAIARWLGEHGVDSAMLYSSPSATVKRDADADTVFQLQARIYSMIGASKPDLAQSSAQSLVKLRPSDAQPHLVLGIALTGLGKFDEAISEFDAAAKIDPKLPTLRTNRALALLRQKKTDEAEKELIKAVEEAPGDVRPVAALADFYLADEKNYESSLTYAKKAVTMASDSPAAYLLLARVQKRQKNYQDSVDSIGKVLQMARDWPDAWYALGSTYEEAGDYEKAEKAYRTLVEKQPQNPDSLLTLASFLVDRGKKDEASEVIDKIRALNPSKEILESVQTIEKKAGSNK; the protein is encoded by the coding sequence ATGAAAAGAGCACTCATATTTGTCGCACTTATAACCATTGCTTTGGCCTCATGCGCTTTTGCCGATTCGCCTGCCGACTGCGCGGGTGTTATCCGTGTATTCGGGGACCAGTCCAACTGGATGAGCATGTGTTTTATGGTAGGTGACGGCAGTTGGGTCGTGACGACTCTCGACTCGATAAGCGAGAAAGTCGGTACAACTGCCACTCATCTGATCCGTTATCCGGTCTTCGTTAGTGCGTATACCGGCGCGGCATATCAGTGCGAACTCAAGGCTTACGATAAAGACCTCAATATAGCCCTGCTCAAACTCCCGATAAGCGGATTTCCCGCAGTCACATTCGCTCAATCGAGTGACTTTTCCAAGGCTGCTATGGGCACTATGGGTGAGCTTATGAGCGGCGATCCTATCGGCAATCGCTGGCCCACTGATATCTACGGTGTGACTCGTGAGAAGTCGGGCGATTCATATAAGCTTGCAGTCGGTAGTTGGAGCGCAAACAAAATATTCGTCACTGAGATCGGCAAATATTACTGGGCGTTTTTAATCGATATAAGTCCGGCTCAGCCTATCCCAAACGGCTCGATTGTCACGCGCGGGCCGCTTGTTGTCGGCATGTATCTGAACCGCATGGTAATCACAGGCGGCAAGGATGATCAGATATTCGGCAGATGTTCCATCTCCACCGCAATCGCGCGCTGGCTCGGCGAGCATGGCGTTGACTCTGCAATGCTTTACTCGTCGCCTTCTGCAACAGTCAAACGCGATGCCGATGCGGATACGGTCTTTCAACTCCAGGCGCGCATATATTCCATGATCGGCGCATCGAAACCGGACCTTGCGCAATCGAGCGCTCAGTCTCTTGTCAAGCTGCGTCCGTCAGATGCCCAGCCGCACCTTGTCCTTGGAATCGCGCTTACCGGGCTCGGCAAATTCGATGAGGCCATAAGTGAGTTCGACGCAGCCGCGAAGATCGATCCCAAGCTGCCGACCCTGCGCACCAATCGAGCGCTCGCACTGCTCAGGCAGAAGAAAACCGATGAGGCCGAAAAGGAACTGATAAAGGCCGTCGAGGAAGCGCCGGGTGATGTCCGCCCGGTGGCAGCTCTTGCCGATTTTTATCTTGCAGACGAGAAAAACTACGAGTCATCTCTCACTTATGCGAAGAAGGCAGTCACAATGGCGTCGGACAGCCCGGCCGCTTATTTGCTGCTGGCTCGCGTGCAGAAACGTCAGAAAAACTATCAGGACTCAGTCGACTCTATCGGCAAAGTTCTCCAGATGGCCAGAGACTGGCCCGATGCATGGTATGCTCTCGGCTCCACATATGAAGAAGCAGGAGATTACGAAAAGGCCGAAAAGGCCTATCGCACACTCGTTGAAAAACAGCCCCAAAACCCAGACTCGCTGCTGACCCTTGCCTCATTCCTAGTCGATCGCGGCAAGAAAGATGAAGCATCCGAAGTTATTGATAAAATTCGGGCGCTCAACCCATCCAAGGAAATACTTGAATCAGTCCAGACTATAGAAAAAAAGGCCGGCAGCAACAAGTAA
- a CDS encoding ATPase, T2SS/T4P/T4SS family: MNCEQARTEIIAYLKGELSEDQKIKLEEHLARCPACRHELEGARRLLSWTEAASEQAIVKKVDDIIDNAIKSKASDIHLEGQRDNMLRVRYRIDGVMHDVMSIDSAERIGIVTRIKMMADVDTSETRLPQDGRMPWKLDGQDYDIRVAFCPFVYGEGIVMRILDKSVPLIGLDKIYMYPDHLQAIRDLIHQPGGIFLTGGPTGSGKTTTLYSVLLEINNPDRKILTIEDPVEYLMNGVNQTQVHKKVGYTFAAAMRSFLRHDPDIIMVGEIRDKETAEISIEAAICGHLILTQLHTNDSIGAIQRLRDMGIEDFLISAALLGAMNQRLIRRVCPDCKERVLEVIPALKALKITEDDMKAHEVFKGKGCEKCHGTGYRGRAAIYELLVIDRHLREMIGEGAPIDELLRTAISNGFMPIKEDARRKVLDGLTTAEEALRVLALTE; encoded by the coding sequence ATGAACTGCGAACAGGCAAGGACAGAGATTATCGCTTATCTGAAAGGCGAGCTTTCAGAGGATCAGAAAATCAAGCTCGAGGAGCATCTTGCCAGATGCCCTGCATGCCGCCACGAACTCGAGGGTGCGCGCAGGCTCCTATCGTGGACAGAGGCCGCATCCGAGCAGGCCATTGTAAAGAAAGTCGATGATATCATCGACAATGCCATCAAAAGCAAGGCTTCGGATATCCACCTGGAAGGGCAGAGAGATAATATGCTGAGAGTGCGATATCGAATCGACGGAGTGATGCACGATGTAATGTCGATCGATTCTGCTGAGCGCATAGGCATTGTTACGCGGATTAAGATGATGGCTGATGTGGACACGTCGGAGACAAGGCTTCCACAGGACGGCAGGATGCCGTGGAAACTCGACGGTCAGGACTATGATATCCGAGTAGCCTTTTGCCCGTTTGTCTATGGCGAAGGGATTGTGATGCGCATACTGGATAAAAGCGTGCCGCTGATCGGCCTCGACAAGATATATATGTATCCTGATCACCTCCAAGCAATCAGAGATTTGATTCATCAGCCAGGCGGAATATTTCTTACCGGTGGTCCGACTGGTTCAGGTAAGACCACGACTCTTTATTCAGTGCTCCTTGAAATTAATAATCCGGACAGGAAAATTTTGACCATTGAAGATCCTGTTGAATATCTTATGAATGGTGTGAACCAGACTCAGGTGCACAAGAAAGTGGGGTATACATTTGCTGCCGCGATGAGGTCTTTCCTGCGTCATGATCCAGACATAATAATGGTCGGCGAGATCAGGGATAAAGAAACCGCCGAGATTTCTATCGAAGCGGCAATCTGCGGTCATTTGATCCTTACACAATTGCATACGAATGATAGCATCGGTGCGATCCAGCGGCTGCGAGATATGGGCATCGAGGACTTTTTAATATCTGCAGCCCTACTCGGCGCAATGAACCAGCGGCTTATTAGGCGTGTGTGCCCTGACTGCAAAGAGCGTGTGCTTGAAGTGATCCCGGCTCTCAAGGCTTTGAAAATCACTGAAGATGATATGAAAGCGCATGAAGTCTTCAAGGGTAAAGGATGTGAAAAATGCCATGGAACGGGCTACAGAGGCAGAGCGGCGATATATGAACTGCTGGTCATCGACAGGCATCTTCGCGAGATGATTGGAGAAGGCGCTCCAATCGATGAACTGCTTCGAACTGCAATTTCAAATGGTTTTATGCCCATCAAAGAAGATGCGCGCCGTAAGGTGCTCGATGGGCTGACTACAGCAGAAGAGGCGCTAAGAGTATTGGCTTTAACTGAGTGA